CCTCGACCGACCAGCCGATGATCCTGTACTGCGGATCGCGCACTTCGCTCGGAATCGGCAAACCAGCAGGTTCTGGCGGCTCCATCTGCTTTCCGGTCGGACAGCATCCGGTCGCCGACAAGATCAACGCCGCGCAGAAAGCCGGAATAACACGAGACCACGGCCAAGCCGTTCGATAGTTCGCTGTGTCTATGTATGTCGGCACGATCAAGGAACTCCATTCCAGCATGCTTTCCCCACGGGACTTGGCGCATTCTACTTTGGACCGGCGACGGGGTGGTAGGGGCACGGCCATGCGCCTAACATAGTATCCGTGAAGTACCTGAAACTGGCTCTGGTCTTGTTGCTCTCAGCCCCTTTGGTCGGTACTTCGTGCGGAACGGACAACCCGCTGTTGTTGCCTTCCCAAGACAGTCCGGACGGCGATCAGACCGCCGGACTGGTGCTGGTGGCTCGGCTCGTGCACGTCACCGACACTCATGTGGTCGACCCGCTTTCCCCCGCTCGCTTTCCCGGGGCTCACGAGTTTACGCTCAGCGCATGGCGACCTTGGGAAAGCTATTCGACACAAATCCTTGATGGCATCGTGCGGACCGCAAACCGCATCCACGCATCCGGCACGACCGTGGATTTCCTCATTCACACAGGCGACGCCTGCGACAATGCCCAGTCGAACGAATTGAGATGGTTCCTCGATGTGATGGACGGCCGCGAGGTGAATCCTCTGTCCGGGCCCGATGATCGCCCCGTCGAGAGTCGCCCGCCGACGGTTTTGGACCCGTACGCGACGTTCCGACCGGAGGGCCTCTACCGATCCGGTGTGCACGGGAACCTGCCCTCGATACCCTGGTATTGCCTGATCGGTAATCACGACCGATTTGCCACGGGTCTCTTGCCGATTGTTTCTCTTCCCGGCGGGCGCAGGGTCGCACCATTGCCGTTCTTCGATCGCCCCGGTCTCCTTTTGCCGACCGTATTTGATCCCACGGGCCGGCTGGCTCATGGCAACGTCACGCCGGCCGAGCCCGGCCCGCCGCGATTGTTCGAGCCGCCCGTGTTCGTGGCTCCAAACCCGGATCGAGCCTATTTCAACCGGAACGAGTTTATTGGTGCAATGTTCGGCAGTGACTCCGAACCCGCCGGGCATGGCTTCGAGACTGCGGACGGCAGGGGATACTACAGCATTTCGCCGGCCCCGGGGCTAAGGCTGATCGGATTGAACACCAGTGATCAACCTGCGCCGCTGCCGACGGGCATTTATGAGGCCGGCTGCATCTCGGACGAGCAATCAGAGTTCCTTCGTCGCGAACTGGCGAGTGCCGCGGAACGCGGCGAGCGGGTCATCGTTGCCTCGCATCATCCCAGTCACACCCTGGAGGTACTGCATGGGTCGGCTCTCGGTCCGGAGCGATTCCGTGCCTTGCTGAACGACCATCCCAACGTGATTCTTCACCTGGCCGGGCACTTGCATCGCAACCGCGTGGCCGACCGAGGCGGCTACATCGAGATAGAGACGTGCAGCACGCTCGACCCGCCGCAGGAGGCTCGCGTCGTCGAACTCTGGCGTGATCCGGTCGACGACTCGCTGCTCATCAGGTACTACATGTTCTCACATCTAAACGATGAGCTGCCGCCGCTGGGCGAAGACCCTCTACGCGGACTCCGCGAGCAGGCCTGGCAACTCGCCGAAGGCTACAGGCGGGGTGTACTGCGGCAGGCGGCGACGAACGACCTGGTATCCGATCCGCTCGGTACGATGGAAGACCGTCAAGGCTGGATCCGCCTGGACCATTGATAACAGGTCACCTGTGGCGCTTCTGTGAATCTGAAATCTCAGATTTGTGATTTGAAATCCCCGACCGACAACGGCCCATCGTGGCGATTCTGTGAGACTTCGTGTGTTACTATTCTCTTCTCTCCCTTTGCGTCCACTCTTTCTGTCGGAGAGTGCCGACGGGGGCGTCGGCACCACAGTGGGGCCGGTGCCCTCACCGGCCCAGGCGGCCAAGGCCGGTCGATCACAGGACTGCTGCCGAACGTGCCGCATGGCGGATGAGGACCTTGGCGGGAATCCGTGCTGACGGGGGTAGGTGTTTAGCGTGCTGGGGTCTGGCTCTTTTTGCCCAAATGCGGTTCGCCGTGCAATCTGGAGTGGTTGGCTCAGTCATGCGGGGACTCGGCGGC
This Phycisphaerae bacterium DNA region includes the following protein-coding sequences:
- a CDS encoding metallophosphoesterase, with translation MKYLKLALVLLLSAPLVGTSCGTDNPLLLPSQDSPDGDQTAGLVLVARLVHVTDTHVVDPLSPARFPGAHEFTLSAWRPWESYSTQILDGIVRTANRIHASGTTVDFLIHTGDACDNAQSNELRWFLDVMDGREVNPLSGPDDRPVESRPPTVLDPYATFRPEGLYRSGVHGNLPSIPWYCLIGNHDRFATGLLPIVSLPGGRRVAPLPFFDRPGLLLPTVFDPTGRLAHGNVTPAEPGPPRLFEPPVFVAPNPDRAYFNRNEFIGAMFGSDSEPAGHGFETADGRGYYSISPAPGLRLIGLNTSDQPAPLPTGIYEAGCISDEQSEFLRRELASAAERGERVIVASHHPSHTLEVLHGSALGPERFRALLNDHPNVILHLAGHLHRNRVADRGGYIEIETCSTLDPPQEARVVELWRDPVDDSLLIRYYMFSHLNDELPPLGEDPLRGLREQAWQLAEGYRRGVLRQAATNDLVSDPLGTMEDRQGWIRLDH